A window of the Vigna angularis cultivar LongXiaoDou No.4 chromosome 3, ASM1680809v1, whole genome shotgun sequence genome harbors these coding sequences:
- the LOC128195811 gene encoding uncharacterized protein LOC128195811 yields MEGLRVHSERTSCHVQRRALHGGHLIFAGRKAKHMVIDEEKEEASSKDVNIQSGQQLLSATTGSVWRSGKMREAHGIPFSVYSANTSNYESPSAWYFNYSADFCNENNIAHPLVRGVHDDVAQSISDFESKLDDKIDSLEKLVTQLTTNRRSTSPSASVARLCAICLSNNHYTDACPSLQHPVASDAPQAYSTNIYNRLQKQQQQHMQFYDAPFQITPQPSTSEPTLKELLEQMTMQNLKFKQESMKIQQETQAAMQNLSNQIRQMVTLAPEENAEVFEDQARISSTMEPGYKSK; encoded by the exons ATGGAAGGTTTAAGGGTACACTCGGAAAGAACAAGCTGCCACGTCCAGAGGAGAGCTCTCCACGGTGGGCATTTAATTTTTGCTGGAAGAAAAGCAAAGCACATGGTgattgatgaagaaaaagaagaagcatcCAGCAAAGACGTGAACATCCAGAGTGGGCAGCAGCTTTTGAGTGCAACAACTGGTTCAGTTTGGAGAAGTGGAAAGATGAGAGAAGCTCACGGGATTCCATTTAG TGTTTATTCTGCCAATACCTCTAATTATGAATCTCCTTCTGCATGGTACTTTAATTATTCTGCTGATTTTTGTAATGAGAACAATATTGCGCATCCTCTGGTGAGGGGCGTACATGATGATGTTGCCCAGTCTATATCAGATTTTGAAAGCAAGTTGGACGATAAGATTGACTCTCTTGAGAAGTTGGTGACACAATTGACTACCAACAGGAGATCTACATCTCCATCTGCGTCTGTTGCACGACTATGTGCTATTTGTCTTTCCAATAACCACTATACAGATGCATGTCCTTCTTTGCAGCACCCTGTTGCCTCTGATGCGCCTCAAGCTTATTCTACGAACATCTACAACAGGCTACAAAAACAGCAACAACAGCATATGCAATTTTATGATGCTCCCTTTCAAATAACTCCTCAACCTTCAACTTCTGaacctacattgaaggagttattagagcagatgaccatgcagaatctcaagttcaagcaagagagcatgaagatccagcaggaaactcaagctgccatgcagaATCTGAGTAATCAGATCAGGCAGATGGtcactcttgcacctgaggagaatgctgaagtttttgaggaccaggcaagaataagcagtaCTATGGAGCCAG GTTACAAAAGTAAATGA
- the LOC108342746 gene encoding uncharacterized protein LOC108342746, with protein MGFYVAVGGDLGMGWVVCYISCRFDVVHGGQRLNCMGYFKNFRLKCFQREKVENISRSTEPSNLRASHHNSRRISAARRRCRCRFRSIQCHRCPSSSTQPGSSDCGSPQLRRRQTNRRRHRLPSGLANQGRILSIDSSHPLPSLCRTLAVAAGVSSKCRQTLSRRLEMNKLSEDVSSFVNCLSLSLIFIGNPGLCGYWLDSSCQGSHPTERGERRSNAREYKQQKNLVANRKMLLSRTNNSQI; from the exons ATGGGTTTCTATGTAGCTGTAGGTGGTGATTTGGGAATGGGTTGGGTTGTCTGTTACATTTCTTGCAGGTTTGATGTGGTTCATGGTGGTCAGAGGCTGAATTGCATG ggttatttcaaaaatttcagaTTGAAATGTTTTCagagagagaaggtggagaacaTTTCACGGAGCACCGAACCTTCGAACCTTCGAGCCAGCCACCACAACTCTCGCCGGATATCCGCCGCCCGTAGACGTTGTCGTTGCCGTTTTCGCTCCATCCAGTGTCATCGGTGTCCGTCGTCTTCCACCCAGCCAGGCAGTTCGGATTGCGGGTCGCCGCAGCTCCGGCGTCGGCAGACGAATCGAAGACGGCATCGTCTTCCCTCCGGCCTAGCCAACCAAGGGCGCATTTTGAGTATCGATTCCTCCCACCCGCTTCCTTCCCTGTGCCGGACCCTTGCGGTGGCCGCCGGAGTGTCGTCGAAGTGTCGCCAGACCCTTTCAAG GAGACTAGAAATGAACAAATTATCTGAGGATGTGTCTTCGTTTGTAAATTGCCTTAGTCTTTCTTTGAT TTTCATTGGAAACCCTGGTCTATGTGGCTATTGGCTGGATTCATCTTGTCAAGGGTCTCACCCTACCGAGCGAG GCGAGAGAAGGTCAAACGCAAGAGAGTACAAGCAACAAAAGAATCTGGTAGCAAACCGCAAGATGCTATTAAGCAGAACCAACAATAGCCAGATATGA